The window GTGATCCTGGCACAGACTATTATCTTGGGTCTTGGCCAGAGGGCCCAGTAGGGGCAGAAATCACTTGGCTTCATCTTCCAGGTGGGAGCAGGATGGGCTAGCACcttagggggggaaaaaaaaaagatgaaggtgATGCTCAGACTTCACACTTTTTCCATGGGAATAGCAGGATGGATCTAACAGTCAGTGATGAGAAACACGGAAGGTGGTAAATAAGGCCACTCCTTCCAACAACACTCTTGGAGGTGATGCTTTTCTTTTGGCTTCCATTCACCTTCAGGAACAATGTGCTTGCAAAGAGCTCCAGCACTGGCAGCAAGAAAGTGGAAGAATTAAATAATAGCTCAGAGGAAgcaatagatttttttctagtgactgccagcccctcctccccgccaCCATGTCAGCAATGCAGTGACTTGACAGATGTTAGTAACTGATCGCAGCATTTGGTTCCAGTTGTGTGTGGGGCATGGGCGGCAATGGGAACACTGTTCCCCACCTGCTCATCATGTTCAGATGGGTGAGTGTGTGCCCATATGGTCCATATGCATGGGTGTGTggcctgtgtttgtgtgtctcaaCTTCGATTTGTGAGAGCCTaggagtcggagaaggcaatggcaccccactccagtactcttgcctggagaatctcatggatgggggagcctggtgggctgcagtccatggggtcgctaagagtcagacacgactgagtgacttctttcacttttcactttcatgcattggagaaggaaatggcaacccactccagtgttcttgcctggagaatcccagggacgggggagcctggtgggctgctgtctatggggtcgcacagagtcggacatgactgaagcgacttagcagcagcaggagtccaAGCTAATGAGGATGTAGTTTTTTCTTAGTCTTCAAAAAATAGTAATAAGCTATTAATATCATCTCCAATCCAGTTTTCTGGCTCTTTTTAGATGAagtcccccatggctcagtggtaaagaatctgtctgcaatacaagagacatgggagatgcaggtttgatccctgggttggaaagatcccctggaggaggaaatggcaacccactccagtatttgtgcctggagaattccatggatagaggagcctggtgtgggctacagtccatggggttgcagagagtcagatgcgactgaatgactgaacacacatgcacacacacaagaatttTAATATTACCTGGCACTTTAATTATAGATGTAATTCCAGGACAAACAGATAATTTAGTATAAGCTAAATTACATGTATTGGTAATTTGCCTGGCTGGTAGTCATAAATAGACCATCTTCCAGTACTTATGTGTtccttttcagaagaaaatatagatagaAAGGGAGGTAGAGCTAGAGATATAAAATGAGAGCATCTATGTTTTTTATTTCACACTAGTTAACTAGTAATATGTGTATGTTAATACACATAATTtaccccctccccaccaacatttcccctttggtaaccacaagctttttttttttttttttctgttttgtaaataagttcatttatatgattaaaaaaattagattccacaggtAAGTGATATGTGATATCAAatgatgtttttccttttcctgacttaacttcacttagtatgataatctctaggtccatccatgtttctgcaaatggcattatttcattcttttctatgtctgagtaatagtccactgtatttatgcaccacatcttcatccattcctctgctgatggacatttgtgttgcttccatgtcctggctattgtaaatagcactgcaatgaacacgggtacattatcttttcaaattatgtttgtttttttttttttccagatatatgctcaggagtgggattgcaaggtcatatggtagtcctattttaactttttaaggagcctccttgctgttctccattgtggttgtaccaatttccattcctgccaacagtgtaggaagatcCCCTTTTTTAGATAttctctctagcatttgttgtttgtagacttggaGAAtggcattctgaccagtgtgaggtgatagtcaatgtagttttgatttgcatttctctgatgattagtgatgttgagcattttttcatgtgtctgttgccCATTTTGTATGCCGTCTTTGGAAAAtggtctattcagatcctctgtagtatgtatttttattaatagtagAAATAATAGTGGACCTCCATTTGTGTGCCCTAGACTTCTCCTTAGGCCAGAAATGCCAACTTCCTGATGCCTCTGGTTCCTGGAAGAATATGACACCCTCCTAGCTGACCCAGAAGAACTAGGACAGTTATTCTCAATCTGGAGCCCATCCTTAGCAGCTCCGCCTTCCTTAGACACCACCTTTATGCCCCCACCAAGGCAACTGCTCatctctcctgcccccagtgagatttattatttattacttagAGCAGTGAATCTTCACTGAGTGTGCATGTTAGCATCTCCCAAGGAGGTTTGTTAAAATACACAGTCTGCATTCCATCACAGCCCTGATGAATCAAAATTACCTTGGTGGAGCACTAGTAAGTCTTTTTCACCTTCCCAAGCAATGCAGATATACAGGCTTGGATAGAAATTATTGTCTTTGTGGATCTCTCTCTGCTCAGTGCTGTCTCACTAAGCAAGCACAGCACTAAATCTTCTATCAAAAAACTAATAGCATCCACATAGCCTTTTAAAGCTCAGAGATACTGACACTGAGTGTCAAACTAAGGAGCTAGAGCATTTAGTGATAGATACATGtgttaccctggtggctcagacggtaaagaatctgcctgcaatgtgggagacccaggtttgatgcctgggttaggaagatcccctggagaagggaatggcaacccattccagtattcttgcctggagaattccatggacagaggagcctggcaggctacagctcatggggtcacaaagagtcggacacaacggagagACAAACACATATGTTAAGAGGAAGAACTCTGCATATGAAGAGGCTCTGTAGCTAGCCTTAGACATGTTGTGTACTAGGAACTCAACAAAAGAcagctatcattattattaataattgtcCTGAATTGACCTCCAAGACCCTAGCTCCTTGAAAAACCTGTTTCCATTTTAGGAGAAAAGACTCCAAACCCAGGAATTAAGAAGCTGACTGGCTGCTGACTGGCTGTTTGGGAAGCATTTAAGAAAATGTGACATGAGATGTTATACACAGGCTAGCAGCAGAGATTCCAAGAAAAGAAAGCCCTGTGGCctctattttcatttccctttttgcTTCTGAAATGAGATGGGAAGGAGAGATGTGTGTCAGCAGCTGGTGTGGAGATAGGCGGTGATGGTCTATGAAAACTCGGGCCCTAAGGTCTGTGAACAACACAGTGAAGCCCAGATTGCCATGGGCTTTGATATTTGTCTCTCAGCATTCATACTTGAGGTCTGGGGCTCTTAGTTTCTGTGCAAAGGTGAGCGTGACCACATTTCCAACTGAGTCTCATGCAATCTCTCCGAATCTCTTCTCTCAGGACATACAGAGCTGAGACTTGGTTAGAAGATGGAAAATAGATTTAACAGAGGGAGGAAAGAGTGCCTTAACTTTCTTCAGGTGCTCCAGAAAAGGGGATTAGAAAGGCTCTTCAGAATTAAATCTGGAAAGGGAGGTCATCCAATTGGAGGAATGATTGCAGGAGACACCTGTGAAATACTTTGAAAAGCACAGACTTCAGGACTATCTACAATAAGAGCGACCACATTGATTACTGTATAACTGGCCTGTATCACTGGCAGAGGCTGTAGACATCAGCTGGTGTTGAAGGTGATGCTCAGCCTTGATGCTCAAGGTCCTTAATTTAGTCCTCAGTCCTGAGCCTGAACCCTGCTGGGCAGAGAAGCAATCTGTTCCATCCTTAGAACTTCCAGCTTGATTGACTACATAAGGTATTTTGGTTTAGTAGGCCCTTAAATAAGATAACTTTTCTTTAGGTCTAATCTCTCTCCTGCTGACAGTTCCCATCCTCCTGGGCCTTGCCCTTAAACTGCCTACTGTTTATTTGAAAAGTGCAGATAACACAATACAAGCCGGTACTCTAGCAACCGTTAAAATCTATCTCAGGACACCGAGCATGCAGAGGAACACTGCACTCACCCCCTCTCCATGCTATTTCTATCAGACGGAACCTGGAAAacattctctcttcttttggtCAGCATCCTCGTCTTACTGAAAGACTGGTGTGCGTGCATCTGAAATGCGGATGTGGTGGGGGGAGAAGTCTAGCTTTCGGCCTCAACAAAGACACAATGGTTCAGAGAAGACCAGAGCAGAGCAACCAGTCAGGCAGGATCCAGGCCTCCGGGATCTGCGGGAAGCGTGGGTTGCCCTGTACTGGCAGGGTGGGCTGCCAGCTCTGGGCTCTGATGCCTGCAGAGCCCTCTTCTGATGTGTCTTCATCAGCCCCAGCTTCACTCTCGCCGGGGAGAGGGTAGCCACACAAGAGTGTATGCGTTAGGAAGATTTCTGCAACATGACAAAGTGCAATAAAAAATCTGGGTTCTCTGTCCCCGAGCATGGACCCAAACTTGCCCTGATATGAGAGAAGGCAGTCTCAGGGACGAGAGTAGGCTCCGGGCGTCCGCGTAGACTGGCAGCGGTGCCGGCGTGCGGCCGGCAGGTGTCAGTGCGCCCTCGCGCTGCCGCCACGCGCCTCCTCCGCTCTAGGACCCCTACTCACCGTGGTCTAGGGGGCGCCGGTTCAGACCCAGTGTGCTCAGGTCTCGCAGCAGCTCTGCAGCTGGAACCACAAAATGGCCGTTTCTCCCCACAGTGGAGCTCCTAACTCTGGCGGAGCCCACTCCGCGTGGGTGTTGCCTCCCTTTCCGCCAAAGGGGTTGGATCCGAACGTGCGCCTTCCTCTCACCAGCTCCACTCGCCCCGCCGCCAGGAGCACTTGCAGGAAAAGTGTGGCCCGGCCCAGGGCGGGGTTGCTCCGGATGCGACCTGTACCGGTAATTGCTTCTCCCGATTCATCCAGGGGACCTCAACACCCTTTCCTCCCAAGTCCCACTCAGCTCGATGTGGCCACTCCCGGGTGCCCAATGTGTTCTGCTCGGCGCGCCCAGAGATGCTTGGCCAATTCCCAGCAGGCTCTCCCCGGGCACGCCCTTTAAATCCCTCGCTCAGGGTATCCGCCTCCCCAAAGGGCCCGTCTCACCAGGGGGGCAGGGTTCCAGTGGGTCCCGCGCTGGGTGAGGGCGCTAGACCCGTGGAGGGGAGGTGCAAGGGGCGGGGGAGGGTCGGCTTCCCACGTGGGGGCTGACGCCGGCTGCTCAGCAACGCCGGCTTGATCCTGGGGCTATAAAACCAGTCCACGGCTAGTGCGGCGGAGAAGCAGCGGCCCGGGCTTCAGTGCAGACGCCTAGCAGCCGGCGCGCCGCCGCCCGGCCACCCCCAGCACCTTCTCTCCCTAGCCCTGCTCTCCTCCCCAAACTCACGCTGCCCTCGGACCCCAGCCTGTCCCGTCGCGCTCAGCGCCCGAAGCTCGCCGTGCCGACGCCCAGGAGACCTCCTGCCTCGGTCGCGATTCCTGGAGGGCCGATCGCCCACCCGCCCGGGTCCGCCTGAGGACGGGGGCGCCTTCATGCGGCCCCCACATTCCTcatcccgccgccgccgccgccgtctcCGAGCTCCGCGCGCTGCGCCCCAGCCCCAGCAGGGCACTCAACTTTGGAAGTCCCGCGACGCTCCGAGAGGCGGCAGAGTCCGCACCGTGGCCCCAACCCGGGCCCCGCCGGCCCCGCCGCGTCTGGGGGAAGCGAGAGAGTCGGTGTTCGCTTCGGAGATATAAGGAGAGAGACACACGACCCCAAGCCAGCATCAGCACCCCTCGGCTGCCTCCCGGGTTGGGGGCGGGCCCCGCACACGGTAAGACCTCTTGCTTTCGCTCAGGCTCAAGAGTCAAAGATATAGAAACAGATATATTTAATTTCCTGTTATCTTTCCAAGTCATCAGGCCACCGATGATTTTTGTTCTCTCTTGAAGAATAAATATCTCTTTCCCCATCGGTTCGACCTACTCTCTCCCGCCGCTTAGAAATAAAACTTGGCTGTATCTAGGAGCTGGGAGCGAGAAGGCGCCGACCCCGAGAGCCCAAAGCGCGCGGACCGGGTGCGGTTCGCGGGAGCCGGGCCCATGGGCCGCTAGCGGTCCCCCAGCTCGGGGCCCGGCCTCCCTGAGGCCCCTTCTCCATGTGAGGTGCGGCAGGGCGAGCGGGGCgcgagaggaagaggaggacccACGGGCACCGGGCCGGAAGGCAGCTGGCAGCAGGCCCAGGCGAGTGGGCACCCGCGTTCATGTTCCGCCAGGAGCAGCCGCTGGCCGAGGGCAGCTTCGCGCCCATGGGCTCCCTGCAGCCGGACGCGGGCAACGCGAGCTGGAACGGGACCGAGGCCCCGGGGGGCGGCGCCCGGGCCACCCCCTACTCCCTGCAGGTGACGCTGACGCTGGTGTGCCTGGCTGGCCTGCTCATGCTGTTCACAGTGTTCGGTAACGTGCTTGTCATCATTGCTGTGTTCACAAGCCGCGCGCTCAAGGCGCCCCAGAATCTCTTCCTGGTGTCTCTGGCTTCGGCGGACATCCTGGTGGCCACGCTTGTCATCCCTTTCTCGCTGGCCAACGAGGTCATGGGCTACTGGTACTTCGGCAAGGCGTGGTGTGAGATCTACCTGGCGCTCGACGTGCTCTTCTGCACGTCTTCCATAGTGCACCTGTGCGCCATCAGCCTGGATCGTTACTGGTCCATCACCCAGGCCATAGAGTACAACCTGAAGCGCACGCCACGCCGCATCAAGGCCATCATCGTCACGGTGTGGGTCATCTCGGCCGTCATCTCCTTCCCCCCGCTCATTTCCTTCGAGAAGAAGAGAGGCAGGAGTGGCCAGCCGTCCGCCGAACCGCGCTGTGAGATCAACGACCAGAAGTGGTACGTCATCTCGTCGAGCATCGGCTCCTTCTTCGCGCCCTGCCTGATCATGATCCTGGTCTATGTGCGCATCTACCAGATCGCCAAGCGCCGCACCCGCGTGCCGCCCAGTCGCCGGGGTCCCGATGCCACCGccgctgagctgccagggagCGCCGAGCGCAGGCCCAACGGCTTGGGCCCGGAGCGCGGCGGCGTGGGCCCCGTGGGCGCCGAGGTCGAGTCGCTGCAGGTCCAGCTCAATGGTGCCCCGGGGGAGCCCGCGCCCGCAGGGCCGCCGGACGCCGACGCGCTGGACCTAGAGGAGAGCTCCTCGTCTGAGCATGCTGAGCGGCCCCCGGGGTCCCGCAGGTCGGAGCGCGGGCCCCGGGCCAAAGGCAAGGCCCGGGCGAGCCAGGTGAAGCCCGGGGACAGCCTGCCGCGGCGCGGGCCGGGGGCGACGGGGCTGGGGGCACCCACGGCCGGGCCGGCGGAGGAGCGCTCTGGCGGGGGCGCCAAGGCGTCGCGCTGGCGCGGGCGGCAGAACCGCGAGAAGCGCTTCACCTTCGTGCTGGCGGTGGTCATCGGAGTGTTCGTGGTGTGCTGGTTCCCCTTCTTCTTCACCTACACGCTCACGGCCATCGGCTGCCCCGTGCCGCCCACGCTCTTCAAGTTCTTCTTCTGGTTCGGCTACTGCAACAGCTCGCTGAACCCGGTCATATACACCATCTTCAATCACGACTTCCGCCGCGCCTTCAAGAAGATCCTCTGCCGGGGGGACAGGAAGCGGATCGTGTGAGTGCGGAGTCCGCGCCCGGAGAACAGACTTGCGCTGACTGCAGGCAGCTGGGATCCAGGGGGCGCGTCTACGTGGTCCTGCCAAAACCCGGGTCCTGCCTGTTCCTAGTTTCTTGGCCCCAGGATGGCTCTGCAGCTTCTTGCGGGCATCTGCGCTCTCCTACCTGAGAAAAGTACTGGCTGGGAGGGCCACACCCCCCACTCCAACCCCCTCATTATTGTTAGGGCAGCTCCTCACTCAGAGCCATCTTCCTGGGTTCTTGGGCAGCCCCAAATCAGTATTGTTTTCTAAAAGTATTTTCACCTCACCTGGGCCCAGCTGTCACAATCGTTCAGAGCAAGCACGAGAGGCCAGAGGGGATGGAGGGCTCCCAAAGGGTTaacagatggggtgggggtgggggttaccCAGCCCCGGCTAATTGCTGTCCCCCTTCCCCAactctatttttaaacaaatgctcAGGGCAGCCCTGCCAgccctcccatccccctcccccttgtAAATATACACTATTTTTGATAGTActtggggatggggatggggatggggaccTAAATGTCTCTTGGCTTTTGATGTTTGAATCCTGGCTACTGATGTTTGAATCCTGGAGATGCTCTCCAGGCAGACACATTGTGTCTAGTTCAGGGCAAGCCTCTTTGCAAAGTGAGTCCTTTTCTGGTGTCATTACCCTCTCTGTGTCCTTTTCACCAGCAACTGGTGACTGTCCCTTGGGACTGGACTTGCGTTGAGATTTCCTGAGGGGGAAAAGATTTCTGTCCATTTCCCCACCCCTGTGCCTAACAGCATAATTGCCTTGTCCTATGTAAATATTACAAGGATGGATCAAGACAGAAGTAAATGAACCTTTCTGCCTTGCAGCAGCCCTGTGTATAAAGCCATTATTCTTGGATGCACCCTTTTTCACTCCAGTACTGCACTTTAAAACCTTCTCTTTCCAgtgtccccttcctcccttcctctggggCCACTGCttgaaaaatatgtatgtttcCATCTTAGATGTATGTGTTACCACTCCCTCCTTCAGAGTGCTGACTGTGGGAAATCTTTTACCTGCTGTTTTTAGACACGGAGAAGTGGAAATTATGTGGAAGAAGCAAACCTGATACAATTTGCCCAAAGTAAACAGTTTGAAGAGACAAATGGGCTTGCCCAACTGTACAGTTCCTGCCCCAAGAGCTCTTAAGTATCAAAGTGTTGtccatttttcctccctgtttttCTGGTTGAGATCAAGTCATTGATAAACTCCCAAAGTCAAGGGAGAAGGGCGGAGACCTTGTTTACATCCAAGTTGCCCTATGTTTTAGACAGAGACTCTTTAAGGCCTGCGCTCATATTtcactaaagaaaaattaatgtcaGCACATGTTGCTAATgacagtggattttttttaacaaaaagtttACAGATCAAAtgtgaaataaatatgaattaaatggTCTGTCTGTTATCTGAGTTTTCAAAAGCATTAAGACTCTGGAAACATCTGAAtttatgtatatttgaaattaaaaaatacttatgcattataaaacacttttaaaaggcCAAGCAGTAACAAAGCTGCCATTtatcatctgtttcttctttgccAGATGCGATGGTGAGTCTGTTATAAGCTCTGTTTCATTTAATTGTCCCCCAAAGCCTATGAGGGTAGGTACTGTTATGATCCCCATCTAACAGGTGAaaaaaactgagtctcagagggCAAGGGATTTATTCAAGGTTAACCACAGTGGGGGGAGTGTACTGCATGCAGGGTGATCAGGTCTTAGGGTCTGTACTGTTCACCCCAGAGTCTTGCCAGAGTTATATCACTAAGACTTCGCAGAATGCTCCCAGCAGTGGAGTCTCTACACAAGGTGTGCTATATCTCCAGAGCACTGGATATATTCCAAGTGTGCAGGTATACACCCTGAGTGTGTAGATATACACAAAGTGTGTGCATGCTGCAGTGTTTTATGTGTTATTCCTCAAAATGTATCCATCGCCCAAGTGTGGTAGATACACCAATTATGCCATATACTCCAAATGTGTACCAGACCTAACAATGTAATGTATACAACATGTGGTACATAGCCCATAGGAcgggataggcttcccaggtgatgctagtggtaaataacctgcttgCCAACGCAGGCGATGCCTgggacaagggttcagtccctgatttgggaagatcccctggaagagggcatggtaatccactccaggagtcttgcctggagaatcccatggacagaggagcctcagacactactgaagcagcttagcacgcaaGCGTGGTATATGAA is drawn from Bos indicus isolate NIAB-ARS_2022 breed Sahiwal x Tharparkar chromosome 26, NIAB-ARS_B.indTharparkar_mat_pri_1.0, whole genome shotgun sequence and contains these coding sequences:
- the ADRA2A gene encoding alpha-2A adrenergic receptor, whose protein sequence is MFRQEQPLAEGSFAPMGSLQPDAGNASWNGTEAPGGGARATPYSLQVTLTLVCLAGLLMLFTVFGNVLVIIAVFTSRALKAPQNLFLVSLASADILVATLVIPFSLANEVMGYWYFGKAWCEIYLALDVLFCTSSIVHLCAISLDRYWSITQAIEYNLKRTPRRIKAIIVTVWVISAVISFPPLISFEKKRGRSGQPSAEPRCEINDQKWYVISSSIGSFFAPCLIMILVYVRIYQIAKRRTRVPPSRRGPDATAAELPGSAERRPNGLGPERGGVGPVGAEVESLQVQLNGAPGEPAPAGPPDADALDLEESSSSEHAERPPGSRRSERGPRAKGKARASQVKPGDSLPRRGPGATGLGAPTAGPAEERSGGGAKASRWRGRQNREKRFTFVLAVVIGVFVVCWFPFFFTYTLTAIGCPVPPTLFKFFFWFGYCNSSLNPVIYTIFNHDFRRAFKKILCRGDRKRIV